Proteins from one Porites lutea chromosome 3, jaPorLute2.1, whole genome shotgun sequence genomic window:
- the LOC140929677 gene encoding cell adhesion molecule Dscam2-like: MVKQVYLEENFGLFSPKYLLLCFLSCLVIASTHSQVCNSRQLFGRDYTGQIECPFTAQIVSWFRDNKPIINGTDDLYQIEERLSNGNIRSKLFFSFVRMQHAGFYTCKANTSHNNTRSCKVQVKVLCPEGYISPISKRVRAKEFSSTSLHCSVLSWSHCWFGPVELTWEYGNSTLQNNTKYTIKKRDKKRECRNRLLEAEFSLEINNLTAGDEGMYFCKMTCDFEEEKQGIQLRVQRPVAQFT; this comes from the exons ATGGTGAAACAAGTATACCTGGAAGAAAATTTTGGGCTCTTTTCCCCGAAATATTTGCTGCTTTGCTTTTTGTCATGCCTCGTTATCGCAA GTACTCATTCACAAGTATGCAACAGTCGTCAGTTGTTTGGAAGGGATTATACAGGTCAAATCGAATGTCCCTTTACTGCGCAAATTGTCTCCTGGTTCAGAGATAATAAACCAATTATTAATGGAACGGATGACCTATATCAAATAGAGGAACGGTTAAGCAATGGTAATATTCGTAGCAAGCTTTTCTTCTCCTTTGTCCGCATGCAGCATGCTGGATTCTACACTTGTAAGGCAAATACAAGTCACAACAATACAAGGAGCTGTAAAGTACAAGTTAAAGTTCTCT GTCCCGAGGGCTATATTTCACCAATTTCCAAAAGGGTCAGAGCCAAGGAGTTCTCTTCCACAAGTTTACATTGCTCTGTATTGTCCTGGTCACACTGCTGGTTTGGTCCTGTCGAGTTGACGTGGGAATATGGAAACAGCACCCTCCAAAACAATACTAAGTATACAATTAAGAAGCGTGATAAAAAACGTGAGTGTAGAAATAGACTTCTGGAAGCCGAGTTTTCTCTCGAAATTAACAACCTAACAGCTGGCGATGAGGGAATGTATTTCTGTAAGATGACGTGCgactttgaagaagaaaaacaaggaaTTCAGTTACGTGTTCAACGCCCAGTTGCTCAATTCACCTAG
- the LOC140932221 gene encoding oxidoreductase NAD-binding domain-containing protein 1-like — MRSISLVFNQIDHRIDGILLASSECSKHQVDFFIPGVETVGGFSICSSPKTLKDTSTIELAVKYSDHPPALWVHTKCNTGSKVQMRVGGNFFFDPEPGAPSPDLLLVAGGVGINPLYSILQHVGDITSDPQHNYTAKTILLFSAKNQDELLYKNSLLQISKRHPSIVCKYFTTKPGSDNQRPAAESIQCHHGRISDSSLKEAVSSLDRSQLTCYICGPPPMIKHVTDILHRLNIGDSRIHFEKWW; from the exons ATGCGTTCAATCAGCCTCGTTTTTAATCAAATAGACCatcgaatcgatggtatattgctcgcatcttccGAATGTAGTAAGCacca ggttgatttttttattcctgGCGTAGAAACTGTGGGTGGTTTTTCTATCTGCTCCAGTCCCAAAACACTTAAAGACACAAGCACCATTGAGCTGGCTGTTAAATACAGTGATCACCCTCCCGCTCTTTGGGTACACACCAAG TGCAACACTGGCAGCAAGGTTCAAATGAGAGTTGGTGGTAACTTTTTCTTTGATCCAGAACCTGGAGCTCCAAGCCCGGACTTGCTTCTAGTTGCTGGCGGAGTTGGTATTAACCCACTTTATTCCATACTGCAACATGTTGGTGATATTACCAGCGATCCCCAGCATAATTATACTGCAAAAACAATATTGTTATTCAGTGCAAAAAACCAAGATGAGCTGCTTTACAAG AATTCCCTTTTGCAAATTTCTAAAAGACACCCTTCAATAGTCTGCAAGTATTTTACCACAAAGCCAGGAAGTGACAATCAAAGACCTGCAGCAGAGAGTATACAAT GTCACCATGGTCGTATAAGCGACTCGAGTCTCAAAGAAGCCGTGTCTTCCCTGGACAGAAGTCAGCTAACTTGTTATATCTGCGGTCCGCCACCTATGATAAAACATGTAACTGATATTTTACACAGGCTCAACATTGGAGACAGCAGAATACACTTCGAAAAATGGTGGTAG